In the genome of Arabidopsis thaliana chromosome 4, partial sequence, the window GATCATTTTACACCATTGCTAGTTGTTACAATAACATTTGTCCAAATTCTTTCTAAAATGATTTGATAATAAatcataacattttttcaaattctttcaaAGATCATTTGATCATAAACCATTAtgattttatgaattttattggttcatttttttcattttaattatgaaaGAGTCATGTCATGTCTAAGCAATTATATAGCTAGTTGACAAACCAGTAAACtgtaacttatatatatatatatagaacttAAAGCATTTGTATCTTTGTCGTCGAAATATGTATCTTGACAAATTTTGCCTTTGGATCATTATTGAAATTAACTACATATGATAAGCTTAAAGAAACAAGTCAACTCTAAATCGCCGTCCTATATAGATCATTCACATGCACTTAAGATTGAGATAATGATAAAATTGTCATCTTATCTAATGctgattttgagaaaaatagtTGCACTTCTGAAACctataaaaagtaatatatattagttcAAGATCGACATGATCACACTCGCTAGTGCTAAGAACTAAGactaacaaaacataaaccaatttTTAACTTATCtggaaaaacatataaaacaatcTTGAACTTATCTATTTAGGTTTACTAAACATTTTAGGCAAAGTTTTATTAGTTAGCTTTTAAATATTAGAGTCACCATATTAATTCTATAACCACCAGTCGTTTATAATTCCTTTATTTATACAGTATTTAACAAAAGACGATTAGTTAATAACATGATTAGATTAGTATACCAAAACTATTTGATTACATAGATGATGAGCATATTTGTTtgcataaatatatagatGCACTCATTTGAAGTATATGAACCAGCCGTTAAACGAGAATATGACCCATGCTCTAAGGTGGGTCGAGCTATGTAAGAATTCACAAGAAGAAATCGTCGTGTTatcataaaactatatatagtagaaGTCATACTGGAATTTTAACTTGTAAATATAGGTCTTTCTAATCACGCAACAATCTTGAGATTTACTCATTCCTTTTTGTCTCCTCCCACTAACATAATGGGGCATACACAAAACGggcacatatatatatacaattctCTCATTATGCTTATACTAGAAGTGTAATCCATAAGCTTCTTTGCAACGTTACTTATAATTTTCACAACTTGTTCAAATCTATGCTAATAGATATTGCTTAATTTACCATTTATCCCAGAGAAATAGATCGAAAAGGTGATTAATAGTCATTTTGCACccgaaaaaagagaagaaaatgatttattagTCAAATTCcttaatattttcaattatatgATTGTCTATCAAATTATCACTTTATAGATATACGTTGTATGTAGTAGACACACAAAAATGTACACATCCCCTTCAAGCAAGCTTGGTATAGTGTTCCCGTGTGGTAATGTCATGTGCTTATACGACTGGAAAGACCCAAtacattaatttttgaaatcgtgaagaaaaagagacgatgattgattattatttattataagaaAGAGTAGGGATCTATGTACTGTCATAGTATGAAACTATGAATGTGAGTAATAATACTATATGAGTATATGAGAATTGATGGACTTCTAATTATATTAGCAAATGCAAGCAGTACCGATCATTGTTCTTTGCAAGTCAATATGAAACTGATGGGTGTATTATTAGAATGATTAAACGaacttaaagaaaaagaagaagactaaaaTTTAtgcagaaaataaaaaagcaccAATTGTTGATAGATTCGTGCCATGGGAGTTGAAATTTACATATGATAAAAGCTATAAAGGGGATGTGTATAATTACTGGTGATTGCGTGGTTTGTCCACGTACATGATAATTTAATAcgttagttttaaaattagagATTGGTTaggaaaaattgaaaatatatttcattggCTGAAAAATGAACGTGTGGGTTGTATTCTCTCTTAAGTTTGTCTTACATCTTTCAAGTGAAATCCAAAATCATGATAGTTCCGTAATAATCACAAAAACAGCATTACAAACTAATTAATGATATCTTTATGAAGGTGAAATTCGTCCCAATATTGGGCCTATAAAGCCTATATCAAATCAGGGCCACATGGGTTGGTGATTGGgtataagaaaatgaagatatacattttttctGGTAGTTGTTAAATTGGGCTTAAAGGCGGCATACCTTAACAGGCCAAGCCGCTAAAATCCACAGCCCAAACTAGTTTAACCGCTAacttttttaaattgtttaattaAACGATGTCGTTGTAGAATTTCTTCACAGTTCACACATTTGTTTTCAACCCAAACTCGAGGTTTCTAAAATTCCTAATAGCTTTTTTCATGGATCATTTCATTGTTGGGTTcgtattttaaaaaaccaaGATCCACATGAACTTCGACAGTGGACTTTTCCACGTGCGAAAACGACAGGAGCCAGAGTCAAACAATGCCAGGGTGTACGAACTTGAGGCACGTGACGACATCAGTGGCTCAACGGTCTTATTCAGAATCAGCAGCAAACTATTGGCACGTGACAAAGAACCGACCCCACCCACCAATCATTTTGCTCCCTTGTCTCCTTCCTCTATCCTTACCCCCAAAAACAAGTCTAGCTttgattaaaacaaattttcaaaatcgcATTagtgattttgtaattttaattatggaattaattattagttgaatgatgttttttcttatttagtAGAAATCAAACACACTTCGGcgcaaaaaaacataagactTGCTAAAGCGAGTCCCACATGCATCAAATCCCGGATGCGTTAATTACGTTTGACTGATAGATAATCTCTAGTGGACCACTCGAGATTGTAACAACAATTTAATTCAACTTCTTGGTCCAAACAAAAGACATTAAAGAAGCTCCAAAGACCAATAAATACTGctgaaatttttaataattgcttcttgttttttgttttttgtttttgactaaCAGTTTAAATCAGGAAGactaaaaataagaaaaacggTTAGGCCGGTGAAGGCTGAGAGGTTGGGTCGGCGGAGGAAGGAACGTCAGGACCAACACGACAGCCTTCAAGCATGAAAACAACATCGGACATTGTTGGACGGTCTAGAGGATCTGTTGCAGTACAAAGAAGTCCGACTTTGATTCCTAATAAGAACTCTTCCCATTCTGATGATTCCGGGTCAAGTTCGAGTAGTCCTGGTTCTAGTAGCTCTGTAACTTGACCTCTCTGAAGCTGTTTCTTTACCCATTTCACTATATCCTCGTCTTGTGTGAACATTACTGGTCTTTTTCCAGTTAGGATTTCGAGTAGGACAATGCCGAAGCTGTAGATGTCAGATTCTCTTGTGATTTCCCCGGACAATGTGGCTTCTGGAGAGACATATCCTAGTGTCCCAATGGTGTTTGCTGTGACGGCTGATCTTGATGGGGATCGAATTGTGAGACGGTCAAGCCCGAAATCAGATATATGGGCTTCAAAGTCAGCGTCGAAGAGTACATTCTGTGGCTTGATATCACCATGAACCTATTTGGAATAAGAGATGTTAAAAAGACTTAAAAGTGATGTATAATCTAGAATGTGATTTAAACTATACAGTTCTTACCATGTTGGATTGATGGAGGAATCCGAGTCCGCGCGCGATCCCGAGAGCTATGAGGTGGCGCATTGGCCAGTTTAGGACATGGCCATCTTGGTGGGAAGCTTCTTGGAGCAGGGTAGATAAGTTCCCATTGGGCATGTAGTCATATACCAAAAGCCTTAAATCTGGTGGACCTGCGTAGTAACCTCTAAGGACTGTGATGTTTCGGTGCTTGACTTTACCAAGAACTTCGGCTTCCTTTTTGAACAAGTTCTCATTTAAGAGTGATCCATTGGGTAAGCGGCGGATAGAGAGAACCATTCCGTCATTGTAATTGGCTTTAAATAGCAATCCATATCGGGTTCTGCTAAGAACGTTTTCTTCATCGAACTGTCGTGTTGCTTCAATTGTTTCAGCTAGAGTGATCTTGTTATTGAACATCACTAGCTTTGGTTCTCCGTTTTCTGTGCTTGATCTGCTTGTGCTGCTACGAACTCTACTTCCTGCGCTTGTTCTACCAGGACTGCGTTTCTTCTCTCCCGTTGTAGACTGttgtttcagcttcttcctccatttcaAGAGTGTGTAAACGTAGAAGCAGCAGAAGAGTGACAAGAGGAATGCACCAATTGCAGCCATAACTATCATCAGaatcattttccttttcttcttcttcccctccGCTGTGCTGCTTTCACATCTTCTGTTCAATGGCTTCCCGCAGAGCTCTGTGTTGCCTGAAAATTCTGATGTGTTGTTGATTCTTGAGCCTAAAGAAGCTGGAATCTCTCCTTTAAGGTTGTTGCTTGAGACGTTGAAGTATACCAGGTTACTAGAAATAAGGGCGAGGCTAGCCGGAATCTCCCCGGTTAAGTTATTAACAGAAAGATCCATCTTTGTCAAGTTTGATAAACCAGAAAAAGATCCAGGTATGACTCCTGAAAGATGATTGTGGTCAAGTGACAATGAGTTGAGAGACGAGCTCTGAGAGATTTCTGGTGGGATTTCGCCTGACAAGTTGTTCTGACCCAAGTCAAGCACCTTCAAACGCGGAAGACGAGAGAGATCAGCTGGAATATGACCCATTAGCCGGTTAGATCTTAACTCAAGAACTTCAAGAGCTGAGCAGTTTCCAATTTCAGGTGGAATAGACCCAGAGATGTGATTATCTGACAGTGacaaagaaaccaacaacCGAAGAAACCCAAAAGTCTGCGGTATTTCCCCGGAGAATGAGTTCGAGCTAAGGTTCACATACCTTAAACTCACCAAGCTACTAAACCCTTCAGGTACAACCCCAGAGAAGTTGTTTCCCTGCAATGCAATCACTTGCACGTTGGGCAAACCAGAGAGCTCAACCGGAACCTCACCAGACATATTCTGCTTGCTCAAATCAAGAGCTGTTAACTTAAACAGATTGCCTACACTAGCTGGTATCTCACCAGAAAATCCATTCCcactcaaattcaaaaaactAAGGTTACTTAAGTTGCTGATACTAACCGGAACTGCCCCGGAAAACCGATTTCCACTCAGATCCAGCTCAGACAGACTTGTCAACGCCATCAACTCCACCGGAAAACTCCCATTTAAGTTGTTTTCACCTAAGTTTAGCCTCTCAAGCTGCTGCAGATTCACCATAGACGAAGGAACATAACCTGAGAAGCTGTTTCTGCCTAAAGATAAAACCTTTAAAGCCTTCATGTAGCCAAGAAATTCTGGAATCTGACCTTTTAAACTATTTCCTTCGAAATCTAAAACATCTAACGAACCACATTGCTTAATCTCAACAGGAATCTCACCAGTAAGAGAGTTATTAGCCAATTTCAGTTCCTCTAATCTCTTCAAGTTACCAATATCCGGCGGAATCTCACCGGAAAACAAGTTTCCAGAAACATCAAGATTCTTTAGTGACAAAATATTAGTCAACCACAACGGAAAACGACCGGAGATTCGATTTTCCTGGAGATCCAAGACCTGTAAACCGGTACGACAGTTCGCCGTCGTCTCAGGCCGTACGATATCGGAGAAAGCATTGAACCCTAACTGAACAATCGTAAGCGATGTGTTgcagaagagagaaaacggCACAGTACCGGAAAAATTGTTATTGGAGAGCGAGAGAACCTCCAGTTTCGGAAGAGCACCGTACGCGGCGGGAATCACGCCGCCGATTTCGTTCTCCGACGCGCTCAAGTGAACTAAGGAGGAGCAGTTTGAGATAGCAGACGGTAATGTTCCTTGCAAGAGATTGAAATCAAGCCATAAGTACTGAAGACTTTGGAGGTTACCTAGACTCGCCGGAATCTCGCCGGTTAACTGATTATACGAGAGATTAAGAAGCTGAAGCTGAGTCAAGTTAGCGAGTCCACTCGGTATCTGACCAGAGaaggtgttcgacgaaatgtcAAGGAACTGGAGACTCGATGGTAAACCAACGGGGATCTCACCGGAGAGACGGTTTCCAGCGACGTTAAAGACCTCAAGCGAGGTGAGATTCCTCATCGCCGGAGGTAGTTTACCGGAGAGTGAGTTGTACTGAAGAAAGACGGAGAGTAGGCGCGTGCAGTAAGCGAGTGAAGTAGGGATAGTACCGTTGAAAGAGTTAGACCGGAGACTGAGCTTCCGTAGCATGCGTAGACCGGAGATACGATCGGAGATTCGTCCGGAGAGTTGGAGACGAGGAAGACGGATCTCAGTGACACGGTGGTTAGTACAGCCAACGCCACGCCAGTCACATGGAGCTGCTGGTGTTGAAGGATCCCATGAAGTTAAAGCACCGAGAGGGTCATGGAGGTTGAGTTTAAACGCCGTGAGAGCATCAATCTCGGCTTGAGATTCATCGGCGTATGAGACTAACGGCGCGTAAATGACCAGGAAAATGAAGAACAGAGATATATCCATGGCCATAGATCTGTGGCAGtgaacaaaatgaaaacttagCTTGAAGAAGGTGAGAGAAGTGTCGCCATGAGTGTGGTTTTTTTCTGGGAGAGAGAATGAGCAGAAAAAGAGTAAAgttaaagtaaaagaaatacaaaaatctGGTTCTGTAGATAATTTGAAGTCCGCACTATAATCCATGCatttactaaaaaaatgataCTATTTGTTGGAGGggaaaaaacattattctaATCATTATATTGTCcttgcaagtttttttttttaaaaacaaatacaaacagagaaaatcacattattttgttttgttttctggtcCACTCGTTTTAAACTACGGCGATCGATTTTCACGGCGAGAAATGTCGTCGGAGCTTGGCTTTGCTTTACTTACCACCTTCACGGTGCTCTTGTCGTATTTAAGCTTTTCTAATGGGTTACTGCAACCTCGTAGGATTTCTCATGGATTGTCCAAAAGTAGCAAGTACTTGACGAGGGATGAGCTCTGGTTCACTCAAACCTTAGATCACTACTCTCCATCTGTAATCAATCTTCCCAATttcgtttcttcttcgattttagtttctgtttctctttcgttattgaaattcaaaattcgCTGCAAAATCCTAGTTACCAGTTCCAgctgtttctaattttatttcagGATCATCGCAAATTCAGACAGAGATACTATGAATATCTTGACCATTTACGAGTTCCTGACGGACCTATCTTTCTCATGATTTGCGGCGAAGGACCTTGCAATGGAATCACCAATAACTATATTAGTGTAAGATATTTTTCCGTGAAACATATCcatttgattgattaatttattCTCATAATCTCTGAAATTTgcattggttttgtttgttaaacaTGTTCTTCAGGTGTTGGCAAAGAAGTTTGATGCAGGCATTGTTTCACTCGAGCATCGTTACTATGGAAAGAGCTCACCATTTAAGTCGTTAGCCACTAAGAATCTCAAGTATCTTTCTTCCAAACAGGCCCTTTCCGATTTAGCTACTTTCCGCCAATATTACCAGGCAAGTAGTAGTCTTATACTCTTATGGTTATTACTTTCTCTAGGATCAAATGTTTAAGAAGCTGCGTTTATTAGCatgttttgggatttgtttgTGGATGCAGGACTCTTTGAATGTTAAGTTTAATAGAAGCAGCAATGTTGAGAATCCGTGGTTTTTCTTTGGAGTATCTTATTCTGGAGCTTTAAGTGCTTGGTTCCGGCTTAAGTTCCCTCATTTGACCTGTGGAAGCCTCGCTAGTTCAGCAGTTGTTCGTGCTGTCTACGAATTCCCCGAATTTGATCAACAGGTATTCGTTACAATATTCAACTTTAAGTGAAGAAATGTTGTGTTTCTTCATATAGAGTTTAGTTGCTGACAGAATCGAGATTTTTATACCTTATTGAATAGATAGCTGAGTCGGCTGGACCGGAATGTGAAACTGCGCTACAAGAGACTAATAAACTCTTGGAACTAGGGCTTAAAGTGAATAACAGGGCTGTTAAAGCTCTCTTCAATGCCACGGAGGTCTAGctttactgtttctgttttcttttgtttgaatctTAAGGAAGTAAGAAGTCTATCTCCAATCTGATTAAGTTTCTGAAATCTGTAGCTTGATGTTGATGCTGATTTCTTATACTTAATAGCGGATGCAGGAGTTATGGCGGTAAGCAGGTTcatttcatatttataaaattttcattttctttctagtTTTAGATGTTTATCTGGCAGATTCAATACGGAAACCCAGATAAACTATGTGTACCACTCGTGGAAGCTCAAAAGAATGGTGGTGATTTAGTGGTaagttctttgtttttttagatcGCTCTTTACTTATGcttggtgtatatatattgacattCATCATATGGTTTGCAAACAGAAGAATTGTATTTGGTGATACATAACATTGGATGTGTTAATGCAGGAAGCATATGCTAAATATGTTAGAGAGTTTTGCATGGGAGTTTTCGGGCAAAGCTCTAAAACATATAGCCGGAAACATCTACTAGACACTGCGGTCACCCTAGAGAGTGCAGATAGGCTTTGGTGGTTCCAAGTTTGTACTGAAGTGGCTTATTTCCAGGTGGCACCTGCAAACGATAGCATCCGGTCTCATCAGATCAATACAGAGTATGCACAGACCCAAGCTTATATATCATATTCAGAATTCTGATTTTGTCGTTTCTATTTATTGTCCCATTTACACTTCTTTTCATTTCATAGGTATCATTTGGATCTATGCAAGAGCCTCTTTGGGAAAGGTGTCTACCCTGAAGTCGATGCAACAAACTTGTACTATGGAAGCGATAAAATTGCTGGTATGTAATATCGGAAAACTTCTCGACGATCCTTTTAGACTTGTGCACATTCCAACAGTTTCTTCGCATCTTCTTATTCTCAATTTTGTAGCGACCAAGATTATCTTCACAAATGGGTCACAGGATCCATGGCGTCATGCATCCAAACAAACCTCATCTCCTGACCGTAAGTCTTCATTTAGTTTGATCAAAATCGCATAGCAATAACTCAGGCATAGCCTATGTCGTTATGTAGCAGTATTCAGACAAATCCTTTGTCTGGGACACTAAAAAGATAATGTTTGATGACACAGTGCCTTCGTACATCATGACTTGTCACAACTGTGGGCATGGAAGTGATCTTCGAGGATGCCCCCAATCTGCAATGGTCATTGAAGGTATATTACCggcttcttctctgtttccgATGCCTGAAGTCAATGACAAGCATCAGAACAACtgttaagaaaatatgatgTCCCATTCTTTTCCTGTTTTTTTCCTCCCATTTGCAGGTGATGCCCAGAATTGCAGTTCACCAGATGCAGTGAACAAAGTGAGGCAACATATGATAAAACACATCGACTTGTGGCTCTCTGAGTGTCGTGGATAGGTTAGGTCGTGCAGAGATTAGGAGTTCCATGCAGAGTCACACGAACTGCGTTctgcaaataaataaaacatcagATGTACGCTCCAAACTTATATCTGTGTAACTGTAACCTCTGAAACTGAGTCACGTAGCAAGTCCACTCGGTATCTCGATTTTAAGCTTTCATCCACTAAGGCGAATACAGTAGCACGAGATATGGCCACTCGGGAATGGAGGTTCAGATTCTATCTCTTAATCGGTGGTCCATCTTGGCTTCTGCCTCTCATTGTTGAAGACAATCGACCTTGTGTCAAGTTTTATCTGTTTTGCCCTGTTTTAATTGTTTGGTTGTTCTGTTACTCTGTTTCCatctttggttttaatttctacgacgacaaaaaaaaaaaaaaaaaaaaatttaaagtccgcgttataaaaaaaaaaatgatttttgttacaaattacTAATTAGGGAAACATTATTCTAATCATTATATTGTCCTTGCAATTTATaagtaaaaacatttcttttctgGTCCACTCGTTTTAACTTCCGGCGATCGATTTTCACGGCGAGAAATGTTGTCGGCGCTTGGCTTTGCTTTACTCAGCATCTTCGCGATCCTCTTGTCGTTATCAACCTTGTCTAATGGATTACTTCAACCTCGTAGGATTTCTCATGGCTTGACGGAAAGTAGCAAGTACTTGACGAGGGATGAGCTCTGGTTCAATCAAACCCTAGATCATTACTCTCCTTCTGTAATCAATCTTCCCGActtcgtttcttcttcaatttgaattttcttcttgCATTATCGAATTGTTTCTAATTTCGGGATTCGaattgtttctaattttatctCAGGATCATCGCGAATTCAAACAGCGATACTATGAATATCTAGACCATTTACGAGTTCCTGATGGACCTATCTTTATGATGATCTGTGGCGAAGGACCTTGCAATGGAATCCCCAATGACTATATAACTGtaagattttatttgattgattaatCTATTCTCATCGCATCgaaaaatttctaaatttgctctgtttttcttgatAAACATGTTCATCAGGTGTTAGCAAAGAAGTTTGATGCAGGCATTGTTTCACTTGAGCATCGTTATTACGGAAAGAGCTCACCGTTTAAGTCATTAGCCACTGAGAATCTCAAGTATCTTTCTTCTAAACAGGCTCTTTTCGATTTAGCTGCTTTCCGCCAATATTACCAGGCAAGTACTAGtcttatggtttttgtttctctaggATCATATGTTTGAGAAGTTGCGTTTATAGTAGCatgttttgggattttttttgtggatgCAGGACTCTTTGAATGTTAAGTTTAATAGAAGTGGCGATGTTGAGAATCCGTGGTTTTTCTTCGGAGCTTCTTATTCTGGAGCTTTAAGTGCTTGGTTCCGGCTTAAGTTCCCTCATTTGACCTGTGGAAGCCTTGCTAGTTCTGCAGTTGTTCGTGCAGTCTACGAATTCCCTGAATTTGATCAACAGGTATTTGTTTCAAGATTAAACTTTAAATGAAGACATGGTGTGTTTCTTCATATAGAGTTTAGTTGCTGACAGAATCGAAATTTTTGTGCCTTATTGAGTAGATAGGTGAGTCGGCTGGACCGGAATGTAAAGCTGCACTACAAGAGACTAATAAGCTCTTGGAACTAGGGCTTAAAGTGAATAACAGGGCTGTGAAAGCTCTCTTCAATGCCACCGAGGTCTagctttgttgtttttctttctattcgttggatatttaaaaaattatggaaGTCAAAAGTCTGTCTctaatatgtatatgtttctGAAATCTGCAGCTTGACGTTGATGCTGATTTCTTATACTTGATAGCAGATGCAGAAGTTATGGCGGTAAGCTTGTTCATTTCGTACTCttatgattttcattttctttctagtTTTAGATGtttatcttcaaaaatttTGGCAGATCCAATACGGAAACCCAGATAAACTATGTGTACCACTCGTGGAAGCTCAGAAGAATCGTGATGATTTAGTGGtaagttcttttctttttagatcCCTCTTTGCTTATGCTTGGTGTATATATGATCAATGATTGATCATATATGCTAGAAGAACTCGTTTTGCAAactaaatatttgtatttgctGATACATTAGATGTGGTGTATTAATGCAGGAAGCATATGCTAAATATGTTAGAGAGTTTTGTGTGGGGGTTTTCGGGCTAAGCTCTAAAACATATAGCCGGAAACATCTGCTAGACACTGCGGTCACCCCAGAAAGTGCAGATAGGCTTTGGTGGTTCCAAGTTTGCACTGAAGTGGCATATTTCCAAGTGGCACCTGCAAACGATAGCATCCGGTCTCATCAAATCAATACAGAGTACACACAGTCCCAAGCTTTTATCCATAACTTTTTTCATGGTTTATATTTATTGTCCTGCTTACgtttcttttaatttgataGGTATCATTTGGATCTATGCAAGAGTCTGTTTGGGAAAGGTGTTTACCCTGAAGTCGATGCAACAAACCTGTATTATGGAAGTGACAGAATTGCTGGTATGTAATAACGGAAAACATCTCGATGCTACTCATATATTTTCGCACATTCCAACAGTTTCTTCTTATTCGTAATTTGCAGCGACCAAGATTATCTTCACAAATGGGTCACAGGATCCATGGCGTCATGCATCCAAACAGACCTCATCTCCTGAACGTAAGTCTCCATTTAGTATGATCAAATCCTTATAACATTATCTCAGGCTTAGTCTATGTCGTACAGTAGCACTCAGACAAATACTTTCTATGCGACACTAACAAGTTAATACTTGACGACACAGTGCCTTCTTACATTGTGACTTGCCACAACTGTGGCCATGGAAGTGATCTCCGTGGATGCCCTCAATCTCCCATGGTCATTGGAGGTATATTACTggcctcttctctctttccgATCCCTGAAGTCAAAGACAGACTAGTATTGGAACaactgttaaaaaaatattatttttccctGCTTTTTTCATTCTCATATTCAGGTGATTCCAAGAATTGCAGTTCACCTGATGCAGTGAACAAAGTGAGGCAACATATAGTAGATCATATGGACTTGTGGCTCTCTGAGTGTCGTGGAGGGATTAGGAGTTCCATGTAAAGAGTCACACGAAGTCAGAAACTGCGGTtatgcaaataaataaaacatcagATGTATGTTTCAAACCTGTATCTGTGTAACTGTAACCTCTGATGTATGTTTCGAACTTGTCTCTACGGACCTAATACAGTAGTTTACACGATGAGACGATAGAATTACCGTCAAGCCATGAATTGAGAAAGCTgtctaaaattattttagtaacaTATCAGTCTCTTTCGTAATTACtgtctaaatatattataaattgttACCTATCACAAATCCGTTGTAGTCTAGCTGGTCAGGATACTCGGCTCTCACCCGAGAGACCCGGGTTCGAGTCCCGGCAACggagatttttttatttctcggGATTGACTTTGTTTGTGAAACGAGTCAACAGAGTGAAGGACAGATGTCTCCTGCTATTGGACCGGAAGGAAAATATAACGGATGACTCATATAGTCACGGATTCATCTTTCTCGGGATTTCGAAATTTGACGGTGATCTGATTTCCAAcgattttttctcttccatgGCTTTTTTTCGCTGATCGGTAAATCAAACGTTTGTTTCGGTTTCGATGGTGGAAGCTACGTCGAATTTGACGCCGACTCAGAGATATGCGGCCGGCGCATTGTTTGCGATCGCTTTGAACCAAGCGCAAATCAACCAGACTCAGCCGCTGGGAACCCCGGCGGCGGAA includes:
- a CDS encoding Serine carboxypeptidase S28 family protein (Serine carboxypeptidase S28 family protein; FUNCTIONS IN: serine-type peptidase activity; INVOLVED IN: proteolysis; LOCATED IN: vacuole; EXPRESSED IN: male gametophyte, guard cell, pollen tube; EXPRESSED DURING: L mature pollen stage, M germinated pollen stage; CONTAINS InterPro DOMAIN/s: Peptidase S28 (InterPro:IPR008758); BEST Arabidopsis thaliana protein match is: Serine carboxypeptidase S28 family protein (TAIR:AT4G36195.3); Has 30201 Blast hits to 17322 proteins in 780 species: Archae - 12; Bacteria - 1396; Metazoa - 17338; Fungi - 3422; Plants - 5037; Viruses - 0; Other Eukaryotes - 2996 (source: NCBI BLink).); translation: MSSELGFALLTTFTVLLSYLSFSNGLLQPRRISHGLSKSSKYLTRDELWFTQTLDHYSPSDHRKFRQRYYEYLDHLRVPDGPIFLMICGEGPCNGITNNYISVLAKKFDAGIVSLEHRYYGKSSPFKSLATKNLKYLSSKQALSDLATFRQYYQDSLNVKFNRSSNVENPWFFFGVSYSGALSAWFRLKFPHLTCGSLASSAVVRAVYEFPEFDQQIAESAGPECETALQETNKLLELGLKVNNRAVKALFNATELDVDADFLYLIADAGVMAIQYGNPDKLCVPLVEAQKNGGDLVEAYAKYVREFCMGVFGQSSKTYSRKHLLDTAVTLESADRLWWFQVCTEVAYFQVAPANDSIRSHQINTEYHLDLCKSLFGKGVYPEVDATNLYYGSDKIAATKIIFTNGSQDPWRHASKQTSSPDLPSYIMTCHNCGHGSDLRGCPQSAMVIEGDAQNCSSPDAVNKVRQHMIKHIDLWLSECRG
- a CDS encoding Serine carboxypeptidase S28 family protein (Serine carboxypeptidase S28 family protein; FUNCTIONS IN: serine-type peptidase activity; INVOLVED IN: proteolysis; EXPRESSED IN: guard cell; CONTAINS InterPro DOMAIN/s: Peptidase S28 (InterPro:IPR008758); BEST Arabidopsis thaliana protein match is: Serine carboxypeptidase S28 family protein (TAIR:AT4G36190.1).); translated protein: MLSALGFALLSIFAILLSLSTLSNGLLQPRRISHGLTESSKYLTRDELWFNQTLDHYSPSDHREFKQRYYEYLDHLRVPDGPIFMMICGEGPCNGIPNDYITVLAKKFDAGIVSLEHRYYGKSSPFKSLATENLKYLSSKQALFDLAAFRQYYQDSLNVKFNRSGDVENPWFFFGASYSGALSAWFRLKFPHLTCGSLASSAVVRAVYEFPEFDQQIGESAGPECKAALQETNKLLELGLKVNNRAVKALFNATELDVDADFLYLIADAEVMAIQYGNPDKLCVPLVEAQKNRDDLVEAYAKYVREFCVGVFGLSSKTYSRKHLLDTAVTPESADRLWWFQVCTEVAYFQVAPANDSIRSHQINTEYHLDLCKSLFGKGVYPEVDATNLYYGSDRIAATKIIFTNGSQDPWRHASKQTSSPELPSYIVTCHNCGHGSDLRGCPQSPMVIGGDSKNCSSPDAVNKVRQHIVDHMDLWLSECRGGIRSSM